The Streptomyces sp. NBC_01353 genome contains a region encoding:
- a CDS encoding BTAD domain-containing putative transcriptional regulator encodes MSVNSSGRGTVDAEGDLRVDLLGSVRAYRGSAPLALGPVRRQAVLAALILRAPYYVTYQQLLDDVWGTAPPGTGHKVLPSYIHALRKALDKPGTGAGGSVIHGQRGGYRLLPGAVRTDVAELAKEAASAQRAKAADELNAALAHGSRALDLLRGEPLPGLPGPLAVAERQRLVRQRRALLQDRAECLVLLGHYPDALDTLLAVPLSQPYDEPLAALRMRALYGSNRQAEALTVYSETRRRLIDELGVEPGEELRHVHQAVLRRDDLLLLGRTVRARTAKTVAPEHAGSQESSPGRPASGDRDSLPGVPDRPSRPGPPRSFNRRNELPGDIACLVGREKDLALLTAPVSPDAVSVMTVDGTAGVGKTALVVRAAWTLVDAHPDGCLFVDLHAHGAAHEGVTPQRALRRMLRVVRGEDDTLPTSAREPRNLNDDGETADGLADLVTAWRAATSGLRLLLVVDNAHSAEQVRPLLPAGPGSRVMVVGRQRLPGLDADLRLTVEPLGTGTAVGLLRELVGEFRADGEPEAARELARRCGGLPLALRIASARLQSRPSWTLAFLAGRMSDDAHGLAELRAEDRSVEAAFRVSYDQLGPELRRGFRALGTNPTARFDRLTLATMLGCSREEAEGVLEDLVDASLLQQPHPGRYRLHDLVKAHARRVAGEAPEEAAADRDAVLHLYTAAGRMASDWGPGGFPALTTGSADPSSTACSPFAGWREASAWLRPMGGELVDVVAFAAAGGHADHACLLAEALVDHLAGHGHHHECRTALELALACADAATDRRMPAALRNCMGLLDVYQGRFRQAGTWFAEALHYGRARGDLREEARAIAGTGIVLGQLGNAEEALSGLDKAVKLASGLADDWLTGVSHCNIGSLHHQQGRHEQALWHYNTALALAEKNGRPRTISSTLCFVAEIELALGRYEVATNLLRRAAGLAGEVEDLPLRAATLSRLATAEHTRGDLRSAVDLHHKALSTLTPHTSAWLEMGVRIRLGSTYAATGRHTDAQQEFRAALSLPGADDHAREYGMARDGLEATGTVRRPHRPGS; translated from the coding sequence GTGAGCGTGAATTCATCGGGCAGGGGCACGGTCGATGCTGAGGGTGATCTGCGGGTCGATCTGCTCGGGTCGGTCAGGGCCTACCGCGGTAGCGCGCCGCTGGCGCTGGGCCCGGTGCGACGGCAGGCGGTACTCGCCGCGCTGATCCTGCGCGCGCCCTACTACGTGACGTACCAGCAGCTCCTGGACGACGTCTGGGGAACCGCGCCTCCGGGCACGGGGCACAAGGTCCTGCCCAGCTACATCCACGCGCTGCGCAAGGCTCTCGACAAGCCTGGCACCGGCGCAGGTGGCTCGGTGATCCACGGGCAGCGAGGCGGCTACCGCTTGCTGCCCGGCGCAGTCCGGACGGATGTCGCCGAGCTCGCCAAGGAGGCTGCCAGCGCCCAGCGGGCGAAGGCCGCCGACGAGCTCAATGCCGCGCTCGCTCACGGGAGCAGGGCCCTCGATCTGCTCCGCGGGGAGCCGCTGCCCGGTCTGCCGGGTCCGCTCGCTGTTGCCGAACGGCAACGGCTGGTCCGGCAACGGCGCGCACTGCTCCAGGACCGGGCGGAGTGCCTGGTCCTGCTCGGCCACTACCCGGATGCTCTGGACACCCTCCTGGCAGTACCCCTCTCACAACCGTACGACGAGCCGCTCGCCGCCCTGCGGATGCGTGCCCTGTACGGCAGTAACCGGCAGGCCGAGGCGCTCACCGTCTACAGCGAAACCCGTCGCCGGCTCATCGACGAGCTGGGCGTGGAACCCGGCGAGGAGCTGCGGCACGTACACCAGGCCGTCCTGCGCCGGGACGATCTGCTGTTGCTCGGCCGAACCGTCCGAGCGCGCACAGCCAAAACCGTCGCCCCCGAGCACGCCGGGTCCCAGGAATCATCACCCGGGCGCCCGGCCTCCGGCGACCGTGACAGCCTGCCCGGCGTGCCCGATCGCCCTAGCCGTCCCGGCCCGCCTCGTTCTTTCAACCGGCGCAACGAACTTCCCGGCGACATCGCGTGCCTGGTCGGGCGGGAGAAGGACCTCGCCCTGCTCACCGCCCCTGTGTCACCGGACGCCGTGTCCGTGATGACCGTCGACGGTACAGCAGGCGTCGGCAAGACCGCCTTGGTGGTGCGTGCCGCCTGGACACTGGTCGACGCCCACCCCGACGGCTGCCTCTTCGTCGACCTGCACGCACACGGCGCCGCCCACGAAGGCGTCACCCCCCAGCGGGCCCTGCGCCGAATGCTGCGGGTGGTCCGCGGCGAGGACGACACGCTCCCGACCAGCGCGCGCGAACCTCGCAACCTCAACGACGACGGTGAGACGGCGGACGGCCTGGCAGACCTCGTCACAGCATGGCGCGCCGCCACCAGTGGCCTGCGGCTGCTGCTGGTCGTGGACAATGCACACAGTGCCGAGCAGGTGCGTCCGCTGCTGCCGGCCGGACCGGGCAGTCGGGTCATGGTCGTGGGCCGCCAGCGTCTGCCCGGCCTCGACGCCGACCTGCGGCTCACGGTGGAGCCGCTGGGTACGGGCACTGCCGTCGGACTGCTCCGCGAGCTCGTCGGGGAGTTCCGGGCCGACGGCGAGCCTGAGGCGGCGCGTGAACTTGCCCGGCGGTGTGGCGGTCTGCCCCTGGCACTGCGGATCGCGAGTGCCCGGCTGCAGAGCCGCCCGTCCTGGACCCTGGCCTTTCTCGCCGGCCGGATGTCCGACGACGCGCACGGCCTCGCGGAGCTGCGGGCCGAGGATCGCAGCGTGGAAGCCGCCTTCCGGGTCTCGTACGACCAGCTCGGCCCGGAACTGCGGCGTGGCTTCCGCGCGTTGGGAACGAACCCCACCGCCCGCTTCGACCGGCTCACGCTCGCCACCATGCTGGGCTGCTCCCGCGAGGAGGCCGAGGGCGTCCTGGAGGATCTGGTCGACGCAAGCCTGTTGCAACAGCCGCATCCTGGCCGATACCGGCTGCACGATCTCGTCAAGGCGCATGCGCGGCGCGTGGCCGGCGAAGCCCCCGAAGAAGCCGCCGCAGACCGCGACGCCGTTCTGCACCTCTACACCGCGGCGGGCCGCATGGCCAGCGACTGGGGGCCCGGCGGCTTCCCCGCACTCACCACCGGTTCGGCCGACCCCAGTTCGACTGCCTGCTCGCCCTTCGCCGGATGGCGGGAGGCCTCGGCGTGGCTGAGGCCGATGGGTGGCGAGCTCGTCGATGTCGTGGCCTTCGCAGCCGCTGGCGGCCACGCCGACCACGCGTGCCTGCTGGCAGAAGCCCTCGTCGACCACCTGGCGGGACACGGTCACCACCACGAGTGCCGGACCGCCCTGGAACTCGCCCTGGCGTGCGCGGACGCGGCCACTGATCGACGGATGCCCGCAGCGCTGCGCAACTGCATGGGCCTCCTCGACGTCTACCAGGGACGGTTCCGGCAGGCAGGAACATGGTTCGCCGAGGCCCTGCATTACGGCCGCGCGCGGGGCGACCTGCGAGAAGAGGCCCGCGCAATCGCCGGGACGGGCATCGTGCTGGGGCAGTTGGGAAACGCTGAGGAGGCGCTGTCCGGCCTGGACAAGGCAGTGAAGCTGGCATCCGGCCTCGCCGACGACTGGCTGACCGGGGTGTCCCACTGCAACATCGGCTCCCTCCATCACCAGCAGGGACGGCACGAACAGGCACTCTGGCACTACAACACCGCCCTGGCACTCGCCGAGAAGAACGGCCGACCCAGGACGATCAGCAGCACCCTGTGTTTTGTGGCCGAGATCGAGCTGGCGCTCGGTCGGTACGAGGTGGCCACGAACCTGCTGAGGCGGGCCGCCGGGCTGGCCGGTGAGGTCGAGGACCTGCCGCTGCGCGCGGCGACCCTGTCACGGCTGGCCACCGCGGAGCACACCCGAGGCGACCTGCGCTCGGCCGTCGATCTCCACCACAAGGCGCTGTCGACGCTCACCCCACACACGAGCGCATGGCTGGAGATGGGGGTTCGCATCCGGCTCGGCAGCACCTACGCGGCAACGGGCCGTCACACCGACGCACAGCAGGAGTTCCGGGCTGCCCTTTCCCTGCCCGGAGCCGACGACCACGCCCGCGAATACGGGATGGCACGTGACGGACTGGAAGCCACAGGCACCGTCCGGCGACCCCACCGGCCAGGCTCCTGA
- a CDS encoding DUF6585 family protein, protein MTGSGTAAWLGAKQATYVARRPPWTGYVLGGIVLLGGGTPLLITMVVALGASIPLLAFSLMYVVFGWMLIDKVKLARRGKNARLELFQHGSVVTTHDGNAHTFGWSSVQVHQDVLHSRKNGITESSHVYTLIGEDGVALTIGDTRRTSTSRYAGIVTHVQGAEFTDPEQWGPAIVQAVSETQLRRALEDVARGQELIFNTIGLSLNGVEFKGQTLPWARIREMRPVNGRLHVKEDGRRLLAMDVPVSSIPNFPVFYTVAKRLHEVTRQS, encoded by the coding sequence ATGACCGGATCAGGCACGGCTGCATGGCTCGGCGCGAAGCAGGCCACCTATGTGGCCAGACGCCCGCCGTGGACCGGGTACGTACTAGGGGGCATCGTCCTCCTAGGCGGGGGCACACCGCTGCTGATCACGATGGTCGTGGCACTCGGCGCTTCGATACCGCTGCTGGCCTTCTCACTCATGTACGTGGTGTTCGGATGGATGCTGATCGACAAGGTCAAGCTGGCCCGGCGCGGCAAGAACGCGCGGCTTGAGCTTTTCCAGCACGGCTCGGTAGTGACCACTCACGACGGAAATGCCCACACCTTCGGCTGGAGCTCCGTCCAGGTCCACCAGGACGTGCTTCACTCACGGAAGAACGGCATCACCGAATCCAGCCACGTATACACGCTGATCGGTGAGGACGGCGTGGCCCTCACCATCGGCGACACCCGCAGGACGTCGACCTCCCGCTACGCGGGCATCGTCACCCACGTACAGGGAGCGGAGTTCACCGATCCCGAACAATGGGGACCGGCCATCGTGCAGGCGGTCAGCGAGACCCAACTGCGCCGCGCCTTGGAAGACGTGGCGCGCGGGCAGGAACTCATCTTCAACACGATCGGGCTGAGTCTGAACGGGGTGGAATTCAAAGGGCAGACCCTACCGTGGGCCCGCATACGCGAAATGCGGCCTGTCAACGGCCGCCTTCACGTCAAGGAGGACGGGCGGCGGCTCCTCGCGATGGACGTCCCGGTGTCATCGATACCGAACTTCCCGGTCTTCTACACCGTGGCCAAGAGGCTGCACGAAGTCACACGGCAGTCCTGA
- a CDS encoding PQQ-binding-like beta-propeller repeat protein, with protein sequence MSQSHEPWYKHRPPNWPVPDNPYASEGYGPPPPRPRRRRWPTAAAGLALLLLVGAGAYVLGERSEADRARADRAGAESGAPSATAPPKASARPTPSPTRIPTTAEIAQRRMAGEASAWIVDDRTDLPRRNIPTEDLWFVGDTVVQAVYKRVVAHRLSDGAELWSVDLPTPVCETPVNATPDGKVVIVLKNVEAWTGTHCNQLQMIDLRTGKAGWHKKLTETGAGDDTIIVDSAISGGTVAIVQSMKAAGYSVADGKKLYDIPMENPGKCYPGRVAGGTRLLVLADCAITALEKAYDQVRELDPATGKVRWRYRTEPGRRIGQVLSVAPAVITTAHRETHAEDWRVVALGPDGKVRRTIDPRPKGFKHCGDSVDTSANAQSCREAVVGGGLVLLGGTDRVGAYDLGTGKLVWGVKDEATSYGYYPLRVGPGRTGIVYQLGTSGKPGRVFRVGPGGVDTIKDVLRLPASTARLEFGMGVVGENAYVGDRLVITPAGLTGDDARHEPRMLSFAP encoded by the coding sequence ATGTCGCAGTCGCACGAGCCCTGGTACAAACACCGCCCGCCGAATTGGCCTGTGCCGGACAATCCGTACGCGTCCGAGGGGTACGGCCCGCCACCGCCCCGCCCGCGCCGCCGCCGCTGGCCGACGGCCGCCGCCGGCCTCGCTCTGCTGCTGCTCGTTGGTGCCGGCGCGTACGTCCTCGGCGAGCGCTCCGAAGCGGACCGCGCCCGGGCGGACCGCGCCGGAGCGGAGAGCGGCGCTCCGTCGGCCACGGCGCCGCCGAAGGCGAGCGCCCGCCCCACCCCGTCGCCCACCCGCATCCCCACCACCGCGGAGATCGCGCAGCGCCGCATGGCCGGCGAAGCCAGCGCCTGGATCGTCGACGACCGCACCGACCTGCCCCGCCGGAACATCCCGACCGAGGACCTCTGGTTCGTCGGCGACACCGTCGTCCAGGCCGTCTACAAGAGGGTCGTCGCCCACCGGCTCAGCGACGGCGCCGAGCTGTGGAGTGTCGACCTCCCGACCCCCGTCTGCGAGACCCCGGTCAACGCGACCCCCGACGGCAAGGTCGTCATCGTCCTCAAGAATGTCGAGGCATGGACCGGCACCCACTGCAACCAGCTCCAGATGATCGACTTGCGCACCGGAAAGGCCGGCTGGCACAAGAAGCTGACCGAGACCGGCGCGGGGGACGACACGATCATCGTGGACAGCGCGATCAGCGGTGGCACCGTCGCGATCGTCCAGAGCATGAAGGCCGCGGGGTACAGCGTCGCCGACGGGAAGAAGCTGTACGACATCCCCATGGAGAACCCCGGGAAGTGCTACCCCGGCAGAGTGGCCGGCGGCACCCGGCTCCTGGTACTCGCCGACTGCGCGATCACCGCGCTCGAGAAGGCGTACGACCAGGTCAGGGAGCTCGACCCGGCCACGGGCAAGGTCCGCTGGCGCTACCGGACAGAGCCGGGCCGCAGGATCGGCCAAGTGCTCTCCGTCGCACCGGCCGTGATCACCACCGCGCATCGGGAGACCCACGCCGAGGACTGGCGGGTCGTCGCCCTCGGACCTGACGGCAAGGTCCGCAGGACCATCGACCCCCGGCCGAAGGGGTTCAAGCACTGCGGCGACTCCGTGGATACCAGTGCCAACGCCCAGTCGTGCCGAGAGGCCGTTGTAGGCGGGGGCCTGGTGCTCCTGGGCGGCACCGACCGCGTCGGCGCCTACGACCTCGGAACCGGGAAACTGGTCTGGGGCGTGAAGGACGAGGCCACCTCGTACGGCTACTACCCCCTGCGCGTCGGACCAGGCAGGACAGGGATCGTCTACCAGCTGGGCACGAGCGGCAAGCCCGGGCGGGTCTTCCGGGTCGGTCCCGGCGGCGTGGACACGATCAAGGACGTGCTGCGGCTCCCCGCGTCCACCGCGAGGCTCGAGTTCGGCATGGGAGTCGTCGGCGAGAACGCCTACGTGGGTGACCGGCTGGTGATCACGCCTGCCGGCCTGACAGGCGACGACGCCCGGCACGAGCCCCGCATGCTCTCCTTCGCTCCCTGA
- a CDS encoding helicase associated domain-containing protein — protein sequence MLRVGEQEGARPPCSATWQQRVLVGPLRHRRKQGHLATPVDHNDPETGFALGRWLATQRKRADQLTPARTKALEELDPHWNPPWPLTWQRMYHVARHHDQTGHTRTAIPRHFQTDNGERLGEWLHTQRTNPPGNPEQLRLLARLNTGATDADIASPPKHSPGARERNFQQGLEALGQFHAREGHLHVPQRHIEELSSGAVRLGQWLSNIRRRWDRLTPERQQALTDTGLTPPHVESLRRVVRPAGSALAVAHARDGLGDA from the coding sequence GTGCTGCGAGTCGGCGAACAGGAAGGCGCAAGACCGCCCTGCTCCGCGACCTGGCAGCAGCGCGTCCTCGTCGGCCCGCTGCGGCACAGGAGAAAGCAGGGACACCTCGCTACCCCCGTCGACCACAACGACCCCGAAACCGGCTTCGCCCTCGGCCGCTGGCTCGCCACCCAGCGCAAACGAGCCGACCAGCTCACCCCCGCCCGCACAAAGGCCCTGGAAGAACTCGACCCGCACTGGAACCCACCCTGGCCGCTGACATGGCAACGCATGTACCACGTAGCGCGCCACCACGACCAAACCGGCCACACACGCACCGCAATCCCACGCCACTTCCAAACCGACAACGGCGAACGCCTCGGGGAGTGGCTGCACACCCAGCGCACCAACCCACCCGGAAACCCTGAACAACTGCGCCTGCTGGCCCGCCTGAATACAGGTGCAACGGACGCGGACATCGCTTCGCCTCCGAAGCACAGCCCTGGGGCACGAGAACGCAACTTCCAACAAGGCCTCGAAGCACTCGGACAATTCCATGCTCGGGAAGGGCACCTCCACGTGCCTCAACGACACATTGAGGAGCTCTCCTCCGGAGCCGTACGCCTCGGACAGTGGCTCAGCAACATCCGCCGACGTTGGGACCGACTAACCCCTGAACGCCAGCAGGCACTCACAGACACGGGGCTCACCCCTCCACATGTCGAAAGCCTGAGACGGGTAGTTCGACCGGCAGGTTCAGCACTCGCCGTAGCCCATGCCAGGGACGGTCTCGGTGACGCGTAG